The Oxalobacteraceae bacterium OTU3CINTB1 genome includes a window with the following:
- a CDS encoding Flp family type IVb pilin, whose protein sequence is MNAIKNFINDEAGVTAIEYALIAAGIAVVAGAAATAMGPALKTKFNAVITALGGTAVP, encoded by the coding sequence ATGAACGCCATCAAAAATTTCATCAATGACGAAGCCGGTGTCACCGCCATCGAATACGCTCTGATCGCCGCCGGCATCGCCGTCGTCGCCGGCGCCGCCGCCACCGCCATGGGCCCTGCGCTGAAAACCAAGTTCAACGCCGTGATCACCGCACTGGGCGGCACCGCAGTGCCATAA
- a CDS encoding response regulator transcription factor, translating into MSTATATPIRLLLVDDHKTMLWGLEKLVESAGAELQLVGTAHNNDSALLEARRLRPDLIVLDLDLEGRSSIEILPALLADSGARVLILSGNRDQALLGEAVRLGARGVVGKEAPAEVVLAAIRQVHRGELCLDPALTHALLNKMVTAAPADPEAPRIATLTPKERKIVAVVADSNGAPNKELAARLFIAEPTLRNNLTTIYQKLGVANRLELYVYATRHGLNAS; encoded by the coding sequence ATGAGCACTGCCACCGCCACCCCGATCCGCCTGCTGTTGGTGGACGACCACAAAACCATGCTGTGGGGCCTCGAAAAACTGGTCGAGAGCGCCGGCGCCGAACTGCAACTGGTCGGCACCGCCCACAACAACGACAGCGCGCTGCTGGAGGCGCGCCGCCTGCGCCCGGACCTGATCGTGCTCGACCTCGACCTCGAGGGCCGCAGTTCGATAGAAATCCTGCCGGCGCTGCTGGCCGACAGCGGCGCGCGCGTGCTGATCCTCAGCGGCAACCGCGACCAGGCCCTGCTGGGCGAGGCGGTGCGCCTGGGGGCGCGCGGCGTGGTCGGCAAGGAGGCGCCGGCCGAGGTGGTGCTGGCGGCGATCCGGCAAGTCCATCGGGGCGAGCTGTGCCTGGACCCGGCGCTGACCCACGCGCTGCTCAACAAGATGGTCACGGCGGCGCCGGCCGATCCCGAGGCCCCGCGCATCGCCACGCTCACGCCCAAGGAGCGCAAGATCGTCGCCGTCGTCGCCGACAGCAACGGCGCGCCCAACAAGGAGCTGGCCGCCAGGCTGTTCATCGCCGAGCCGACCCTGCGCAACAACCTGACCACGATCTACCAAAAGCTCGGCGTGGCCAACCGCCTGGAACTGTACGTCTACGCCACCCGGCACGGCTTGAACGCCTCCTAG
- a CDS encoding AAA family ATPase: MKIAVISRDERHLADVMRMLRARSPSDEVDHLGGGVARLSMLGDEQLPDVLVIDRPSVDDGDLELLERFSAQHPRIACVALCEARDPEFLMQAMRAGVREVLPSPATSATLNTAIERIGEKLERRSQANGKVFAFISCKGGSGATFLATNLGYALAASGKYKVALIDMNLQFGDASLFVSDHKPLATLSDVAQQIHRLDPSFLASSMLNVTPNYGVLAAPSDPTHANDVKPDHIDAILKLARRHYDFVLLDVGRSLDAVTIRALDHADQIYPVLQTTLPYIRDGKRMLNVFRSLEYGKDKISVIVNRHDKGGEIKLKDLEGAFDTDVSITMPNHYDAAARSVNQGVPVIQLAPASPLSVALVELSRKLSGEAAPEQQGGGWLSKLRARKA; encoded by the coding sequence TTGAAGATAGCTGTCATTTCCCGCGATGAGCGGCACCTGGCCGACGTGATGCGCATGCTGCGCGCGCGCTCGCCCTCCGACGAGGTCGACCATCTTGGCGGCGGCGTGGCGCGCCTGTCGATGCTGGGCGACGAACAGTTGCCGGACGTGCTGGTGATCGACCGCCCGTCGGTCGATGACGGCGACCTCGAGCTGCTCGAGCGCTTCTCGGCGCAGCATCCGCGCATCGCCTGCGTGGCCCTGTGCGAAGCGCGCGACCCCGAGTTCCTGATGCAGGCCATGCGCGCCGGCGTACGCGAGGTGCTGCCGTCGCCGGCCACCAGCGCCACCCTGAACACGGCCATCGAACGCATCGGCGAAAAGCTCGAGCGCCGCAGCCAGGCCAACGGCAAGGTGTTCGCCTTCATCTCGTGCAAGGGCGGCAGCGGCGCCACCTTCCTGGCCACCAACCTCGGCTACGCGCTGGCGGCCAGCGGCAAATACAAGGTCGCGCTGATCGACATGAACCTGCAGTTCGGCGACGCATCGCTGTTCGTCTCCGACCACAAGCCGCTGGCGACCCTGAGCGACGTGGCCCAGCAGATCCACCGGCTCGACCCGTCGTTCCTGGCCTCGAGCATGCTCAACGTCACGCCCAACTACGGCGTGCTGGCCGCGCCGTCGGACCCGACCCACGCCAACGACGTCAAGCCCGACCACATCGACGCCATCCTCAAGCTGGCGCGGCGCCACTACGACTTCGTGCTGCTCGACGTCGGCCGCAGCCTCGACGCGGTGACCATCCGCGCGCTCGACCACGCAGACCAGATCTATCCGGTGCTGCAAACGACCCTGCCCTACATTCGCGACGGCAAGCGCATGCTCAACGTGTTCCGCTCGCTCGAATACGGCAAGGACAAGATCAGCGTCATCGTCAACCGCCACGACAAGGGCGGCGAAATCAAGCTCAAGGACCTCGAAGGCGCATTCGACACCGATGTCAGCATCACCATGCCGAACCACTACGACGCCGCCGCCCGCTCGGTCAACCAGGGCGTGCCGGTGATCCAGCTGGCGCCGGCCAGTCCGCTGAGCGTGGCGCTGGTCGAACTGTCGCGCAAGCTCAGCGGCGAGGCCGCGCCCGAGCAGCAGGGCGGCGGCTGGCTGTCCAAACTGCGTGCGCGCAAAGCCTGA
- a CDS encoding prepilin peptidase: MNKLPLILLSLLLALAVWNDLRARRIPNTLVFGGAVLGIALNCLYPDGAGLFAAPQGGIGFAWSLAGLATGLALLLPMYAMRALGAGDVKLMAMVGAFAGPWPSVVIVLLTLLAGGVLALAVAAWNGRLRAMMRNTYQMGVYAFMRRLGGEQLKIEAPAEASGRLPYAIAIAAGTLPYLAWGAVNGQALFS, from the coding sequence ATGAACAAGCTGCCCCTGATCCTGCTCTCCCTCCTGCTGGCGCTGGCCGTGTGGAACGACCTGCGCGCGCGCCGCATCCCCAACACGCTGGTGTTCGGCGGCGCCGTGCTGGGTATCGCGCTCAACTGCCTGTACCCGGACGGCGCCGGGCTGTTCGCCGCGCCGCAGGGCGGCATCGGCTTCGCCTGGTCGCTGGCCGGGCTGGCGACGGGACTGGCGCTGCTGCTGCCGATGTACGCCATGCGCGCGCTCGGCGCCGGCGACGTCAAGCTGATGGCGATGGTGGGAGCCTTTGCCGGCCCATGGCCGAGCGTTGTCATCGTGCTGCTGACCCTGCTGGCCGGGGGCGTGCTAGCGCTGGCGGTGGCGGCCTGGAACGGGCGCTTGCGCGCCATGATGCGCAACACCTATCAAATGGGCGTGTACGCGTTCATGCGCCGACTCGGCGGCGAGCAACTCAAGATCGAGGCGCCGGCCGAGGCCAGCGGCCGCCTGCCGTACGCGATTGCCATCGCCGCCGGCACCCTGCCCTACCTGGCGTGGGGCGCTGTGAACGGGCAAGCGTTGTTTTCCTGA
- a CDS encoding ATP-binding protein codes for MAATAERDAPANARAPRSIEETGLPFLFLTELVAKVLFQRGQVRLPELASHLKLSISAITPLVTFLKTEKLVEVTRSGHSGTDADLTYNLTEAGAQRAVACLNRNAYAGPAPVTLAAYVAQVAAQSVRHLHVTREHVRAGFHDVVANQAVLDQMGAAMNSGRAMFIYGLAGSGKTFLAERLCSLLHGVIAVPHAIMIDGEVVPFYDPVQHRAAAGEQPAEPAEGGELLRQLDARWVRGVQRPAALTGGELTLEMLDLRFDPNTRLYQAPPHLKANNGIFIIDDLGRQRCSPLELMNRWIVPMDRGVDYLSLHTGHIFQVPFDVVVVFSSNFLPERLSDGAFLRRLAYKIEVPPQTQAEYELLFRQACTQYGMEFDADAFAYLLSEHHAKEDTPLLACYPRDLIRQVRDLARYEGTPARVDRRALDWAWNNYFAGAGARRVNEQQKKERDRRDQSPPA; via the coding sequence ATGGCCGCCACAGCCGAGCGCGACGCGCCGGCCAACGCCCGCGCGCCACGCAGCATCGAGGAAACTGGACTGCCTTTCCTGTTCCTGACCGAACTGGTGGCCAAGGTCCTGTTCCAGCGCGGACAAGTGCGGCTGCCCGAACTGGCTAGCCACTTGAAACTGAGCATCAGCGCCATCACGCCGCTGGTGACGTTCCTGAAGACCGAAAAACTGGTCGAGGTCACGCGCAGCGGCCACAGCGGCACCGACGCCGACCTCACCTACAACCTCACCGAAGCGGGCGCCCAGCGCGCCGTCGCCTGCCTCAACCGAAACGCCTACGCCGGCCCGGCGCCGGTCACCCTGGCCGCCTACGTGGCCCAGGTGGCCGCGCAAAGCGTGCGCCACCTGCACGTCACGCGCGAGCATGTGCGCGCCGGCTTTCACGACGTAGTCGCCAACCAGGCCGTGCTCGACCAGATGGGCGCGGCGATGAACTCGGGCCGCGCGATGTTCATCTACGGCCTGGCCGGCAGCGGCAAAACGTTCCTGGCCGAGCGCCTGTGCAGCCTGCTGCACGGCGTCATCGCCGTGCCCCACGCCATCATGATCGATGGCGAGGTGGTGCCGTTCTACGACCCGGTCCAGCACCGCGCGGCCGCCGGCGAACAGCCCGCCGAGCCGGCCGAGGGCGGCGAGCTGCTGCGCCAGCTCGACGCGCGCTGGGTGCGCGGCGTGCAGCGTCCGGCCGCCCTCACCGGCGGCGAGCTCACGCTCGAAATGCTGGACCTGCGCTTCGACCCCAACACCCGCCTGTACCAGGCGCCGCCGCATCTCAAGGCCAACAACGGCATCTTCATCATCGACGACCTGGGGCGCCAGCGCTGCTCGCCGCTGGAGCTGATGAACCGCTGGATCGTGCCGATGGATCGTGGCGTCGATTATCTTTCGTTGCATACAGGCCACATTTTTCAGGTGCCTTTTGATGTGGTCGTGGTATTCTCCTCGAACTTCTTGCCAGAGCGATTATCCGACGGTGCCTTTCTGCGCCGGCTGGCCTACAAGATCGAAGTGCCGCCCCAAACCCAGGCGGAATATGAGCTGCTTTTCAGACAGGCGTGCACGCAATACGGCATGGAGTTCGATGCCGACGCCTTTGCCTACCTGCTCAGCGAACACCACGCGAAAGAAGACACCCCGCTGCTGGCCTGCTATCCGCGCGACCTGATCCGTCAGGTGCGCGACCTGGCCCGCTATGAGGGCACGCCCGCGCGCGTCGACCGGCGCGCGCTCGACTGGGCGTGGAACAACTACTTCGCCGGCGCCGGCGCGCGCCGGGTCAACGAACAGCAGAAAAAAGAACGCGACCGGCGCGACCAGTCGCCACCGGCCTAG
- a CDS encoding type II secretion system F family protein, whose translation MDLRLILFGALVFGAVGLLVWGVFTGWNKTRSPEAERVARRLRAAIGDSGTELAVSITKERTYSRDASLNRLLAAVPGIAKLDRLLLQAGRTMSTAQLCALMGGCALIGFIVFSSMGLPWVGRLVLAGLCGWLPVLEAMRARRLRITTIERLLPEALDMMSRAMRAGHAFPTALKMVGEEMHDVVGAEFRVVFDEVNFGVAMPDALMNLATRVPSTDLRYFVIAVLIQRETGGNLTDLLSSISAIIRDRLKLLGQVRVMSAEGRMSAWVLGLLPFAVGGLATLANPGGLDPLFTDPLGRKMLYGAAGMMLIGVLAIRKITHIRV comes from the coding sequence ATGGACCTTCGTCTGATCCTGTTCGGCGCGCTCGTGTTCGGTGCCGTCGGCCTGCTGGTGTGGGGCGTGTTCACCGGCTGGAACAAGACCCGCAGCCCCGAGGCCGAGCGCGTCGCGCGGCGCCTGCGCGCGGCCATCGGCGACAGCGGCACCGAGCTGGCCGTATCGATCACCAAGGAGCGCACTTACAGCCGCGATGCGTCGCTCAACCGCCTGCTGGCGGCAGTGCCGGGCATCGCAAAGCTCGACCGCCTGCTGCTGCAGGCCGGGCGCACCATGAGCACCGCCCAGCTGTGCGCGCTGATGGGCGGCTGCGCGCTGATCGGCTTCATCGTGTTCTCCAGCATGGGCCTGCCGTGGGTGGGGCGCCTGGTGCTCGCCGGCCTGTGCGGCTGGCTGCCGGTGCTCGAGGCGATGCGCGCGCGCCGGCTGCGCATCACCACCATCGAGCGCCTGCTGCCCGAGGCGCTCGACATGATGAGCCGCGCCATGCGCGCCGGCCACGCCTTTCCGACCGCGCTCAAGATGGTCGGCGAGGAGATGCACGACGTCGTCGGCGCCGAGTTCCGCGTCGTCTTCGACGAAGTCAACTTCGGCGTGGCGATGCCGGACGCGCTGATGAACCTGGCCACGCGCGTGCCCAGCACCGACCTGCGCTACTTCGTCATCGCCGTGCTGATCCAGCGCGAGACGGGCGGCAACCTGACCGACCTGCTGAGCTCGATCAGCGCCATCATCCGCGACCGCTTGAAGCTGCTCGGCCAGGTGCGCGTGATGTCGGCCGAGGGCCGCATGTCGGCCTGGGTGCTGGGCCTGTTGCCGTTCGCCGTCGGCGGCCTGGCCACCTTGGCCAACCCCGGCGGGCTCGATCCCTTGTTCACCGATCCGCTCGGGCGCAAGATGCTCTACGGCGCCGCCGGTATGATGCTCATCGGCGTCTTGGCCATCCGCAAAATCACCCATATCCGGGTCTGA
- a CDS encoding CpaF family protein, protein MSTPPISLRERLESGETRVAGQRAVAIDNRAYQKLKQRLHAQLLDRVDLESMQRLSQDQIRIELRNLVEKLLEEDAVVINDAERKTLTRDIQNEMLGFGPLEPLLEDPTVSDILVNTHRQIYVERRGKLELTDVTFSDDAHLMKIIDKIVSRVGRRIDESSPMVDARLPDGSRVNAIIPPLAIDGPIMSIRRFSADPLRLADLVAYGSMTADMAEVLQGLGKAKVNILISGGTGSGKTTMLNVISGFIGRTERIVTVEDAAELQLQQPHVVRLETRPPNIEGKGEVSQRALVRNALRMRPDRIILGEVRGAEALDMLGAMNTGHEGSMATIHANTPRDALTRLENMISMAAANLPTKAMRQQISSAVGVVVQVSRMTDGKRKVMSIQEVTGMEGEMITMQEIFTFKQTGLADDGAVHGHHTASGVRPRFIERLRNFGVAVSATAFDPVTK, encoded by the coding sequence ATGTCCACACCTCCCATCTCCCTGCGCGAACGGCTCGAAAGCGGCGAAACCCGCGTGGCCGGCCAGCGCGCCGTCGCCATCGACAACCGCGCCTACCAAAAGCTCAAGCAGCGCCTGCACGCGCAGCTGCTCGACCGGGTCGACCTCGAAAGCATGCAGCGACTGAGCCAGGACCAGATCCGCATCGAACTGCGCAACCTGGTCGAAAAGCTGCTCGAGGAGGACGCCGTCGTCATCAACGACGCCGAGCGCAAGACGCTCACGCGCGACATCCAGAACGAGATGCTCGGCTTCGGTCCGCTCGAGCCGCTGCTGGAAGACCCGACGGTGTCGGACATCCTGGTCAATACCCACCGCCAGATCTACGTCGAGCGGCGCGGCAAGCTCGAGCTGACCGACGTCACCTTCAGCGACGACGCCCATCTGATGAAGATCATCGACAAGATCGTCTCGCGGGTGGGCCGGCGCATCGACGAATCGAGTCCGATGGTCGACGCCCGCCTGCCGGACGGCTCGCGCGTCAACGCCATCATCCCGCCGCTGGCCATCGACGGCCCGATCATGTCGATCCGGCGCTTTTCGGCCGACCCGCTGCGCCTGGCCGACCTGGTCGCCTACGGCAGCATGACGGCCGACATGGCCGAGGTGTTGCAGGGGCTGGGCAAGGCCAAGGTCAACATCCTGATCTCCGGCGGCACCGGCTCGGGCAAGACAACCATGCTCAACGTGATCTCCGGCTTCATCGGCCGCACCGAGCGCATCGTCACGGTGGAAGACGCGGCCGAGCTGCAACTGCAGCAGCCGCACGTCGTGCGCCTGGAAACGCGTCCGCCCAACATCGAGGGCAAGGGCGAGGTCAGCCAGCGCGCGCTGGTGCGTAACGCGCTGCGCATGCGGCCCGACCGCATCATCCTGGGCGAGGTGCGCGGCGCCGAGGCGCTCGACATGCTCGGCGCCATGAACACCGGCCACGAAGGCTCGATGGCGACCATCCACGCCAACACCCCGCGCGACGCCCTGACACGCCTGGAAAACATGATCAGCATGGCGGCGGCCAACCTGCCGACCAAGGCCATGCGCCAACAGATCAGCAGCGCCGTTGGCGTGGTGGTGCAGGTCTCACGCATGACCGACGGCAAGCGCAAGGTCATGTCGATCCAGGAGGTCACCGGCATGGAGGGCGAGATGATCACGATGCAGGAGATCTTTACCTTCAAGCAGACCGGCCTGGCCGACGACGGCGCGGTGCACGGGCACCACACCGCCAGCGGCGTGCGCCCGCGCTTCATCGAGCGCCTGCGCAACTTCGGCGTGGCCGTATCGGCCACCGCCTTCGATCCGGTGACCAAATAG
- the cpaB gene encoding Flp pilus assembly protein CpaB, with translation MRNTRALTMIAVALVMALAAVVLAAQWIAGQSASNSNKVAVALIDIGMGTRVAPELIHMVDWPVNSMPPGAIVDAKSLEGRITRTNILRGEPLMESKLAPAGTSGGLSAVVAAGKRAMTVRVNDVVGVAGFALPGNFVDILVNTQSDSGGDNGAREQAISKIVLERILVLAIAQESNRDDTKPKVVNAVTLELTPEQVEKLDLARSVGTLSLVLRNQIDPLSANTEGATKSSLLDEGKPQPVAHAPAPAPAPAAAAPRPAAPRPAPAGDKVEMIKGLDRSSQQF, from the coding sequence ATGAGAAATACGCGGGCCTTGACGATGATAGCGGTGGCGCTGGTGATGGCGCTGGCGGCGGTGGTGCTGGCCGCGCAGTGGATCGCCGGCCAGTCGGCCAGCAACAGCAACAAGGTCGCCGTGGCGCTGATCGACATCGGCATGGGCACCCGCGTCGCGCCCGAACTGATCCACATGGTCGACTGGCCGGTGAACTCGATGCCGCCCGGCGCCATCGTCGACGCCAAGTCGCTCGAAGGCCGCATCACGCGCACCAACATCCTGCGCGGCGAGCCGCTGATGGAAAGCAAGCTGGCCCCGGCCGGCACCAGCGGCGGCCTGTCGGCCGTGGTGGCGGCCGGCAAGCGCGCCATGACGGTGCGCGTCAACGACGTGGTCGGCGTGGCCGGCTTCGCGCTGCCGGGCAACTTCGTTGACATCCTGGTCAACACCCAGAGCGACAGCGGCGGCGACAACGGCGCGCGCGAACAGGCGATCTCCAAGATCGTGCTCGAACGCATCCTGGTGCTGGCCATCGCGCAGGAATCGAACCGCGACGACACCAAGCCCAAGGTGGTCAACGCCGTGACGTTGGAGCTGACGCCGGAGCAGGTTGAAAAGCTCGACCTGGCGCGCAGCGTCGGCACCCTGTCGCTGGTGCTGCGCAACCAGATCGATCCGCTGTCGGCCAACACCGAGGGCGCCACCAAGAGCAGCCTGCTCGACGAGGGCAAACCACAGCCGGTGGCGCACGCGCCAGCGCCGGCACCGGCCCCGGCAGCCGCTGCGCCACGACCGGCCGCGCCGCGGCCCGCGCCGGCCGGCGACAAGGTGGAAATGATCAAAGGCCTCGACCGCAGTTCCCAGCAGTTCTAA
- a CDS encoding type II secretion system F family protein, with the protein MTLIQILFLAVLFVFVFGGVLLAVRLLTANPVKDRLEALQERSQVTRRGARWLETAINLAAPLAKLSVPAEGWENSPVRTRFINAGWRTPSTPGLFYAGKTGLVVALPLLVFLYLSSRASGPGDFKMVWLVSAAGLGYYLPNVVLNHVLKKRQRDIFESFPDALDLMTVCVEAGLAMDAALARVANEIGLKSLVLAEELQLVTLELRAGSAKEKALRNLALRTGVEDVEALVTLLIQADRFGTSIADSLRVQSELLRTKRRQRAEEQAAKISLKLLFPLIFFIFPSLFVVLLGPAILNIYRNLIPSLTGSN; encoded by the coding sequence ATGACGCTGATCCAGATCCTGTTCCTGGCCGTGCTGTTCGTATTCGTCTTCGGCGGCGTGCTGCTGGCGGTGCGCCTGCTGACGGCCAACCCGGTCAAGGACCGGCTCGAGGCGCTGCAGGAACGCAGCCAGGTCACCCGCCGCGGCGCGCGCTGGCTGGAGACGGCCATCAATCTGGCCGCGCCGCTGGCCAAGCTGTCGGTGCCGGCCGAAGGCTGGGAAAACTCGCCGGTGCGCACCCGCTTCATCAACGCCGGCTGGCGCACGCCGTCGACCCCCGGTCTGTTCTACGCCGGCAAGACCGGCTTGGTCGTTGCCTTGCCGCTGCTGGTGTTCCTGTACCTGAGCAGCCGCGCCTCCGGCCCCGGCGACTTCAAAATGGTGTGGCTGGTCTCGGCCGCCGGGCTGGGCTACTACCTGCCCAACGTCGTGCTCAACCACGTGCTGAAAAAACGCCAGCGCGACATCTTCGAAAGCTTCCCCGACGCGCTCGACCTGATGACGGTGTGCGTCGAGGCCGGCCTGGCAATGGACGCGGCGCTGGCGCGCGTGGCCAACGAGATCGGCCTCAAAAGCCTGGTGCTGGCCGAGGAGCTGCAACTGGTGACCCTGGAGCTGCGCGCCGGCAGCGCCAAGGAAAAGGCGCTCCGCAACCTGGCGCTGCGCACCGGCGTCGAGGACGTCGAGGCGCTGGTGACGCTGCTGATCCAGGCCGACCGCTTCGGCACCAGCATCGCCGATTCGCTGCGCGTGCAGTCCGAACTGCTGCGCACCAAGAGGCGCCAGCGCGCCGAGGAGCAGGCCGCCAAGATTTCGCTCAAGCTGCTGTTCCCGCTGATCTTCTTCATTTTTCCGAGCCTGTTCGTAGTGCTGCTGGGGCCGGCGATACTGAACATCTACCGCAACCTGATACCGTCGCTGACGGGAAGCAACTGA
- a CDS encoding type II and III secretion system protein family protein: MTATTRAARPAPSRLPLLACAALAVLCALPALANAAPAPIASAPALTAARGTELAALMTLSEGKSTLMHLPYPVARLAVGDAKVADVILLNPSEVYLLGKSTGSTNLILWNKANQATIIDIVVGLDSTALRQQFDQLFPTEKDIRITVSGGALILSGVVSDSVKAAQIVSVAGAYLQRNSRSGAGAVAPAAAAPAAGGADPASLLSAATPGASATSAASPGGAGGRVINMLAVAAPQQVMLEVRIAEISKSLVDQLGASVGLVGNSGSWTYTLLSNLLSGNPGKLDAFNGKNGKFLTFDAQKSDGLVKILAEPTVMAISGQEASFLAGGKIFIPVSQNSGTGVPTITLEEKEYGVAVRFTPTVLEGGRINLKVSPEVSELNREGVGITSGNSASTAVLPSFTTRRASTTVQLYDGQSFAIGGLIKNNVTTNIKAFPGLGEIPVLGALFRSSDFQSDRTELVFIVTPHLAKPLPPNPKLPTDGYSEPSRADFFLRGKLEGGAPPAQPAQPGPAGFDVK; encoded by the coding sequence ATGACTGCAACCACGCGCGCGGCCCGGCCGGCGCCCTCCCGTCTCCCGCTGCTGGCGTGCGCCGCCCTGGCCGTGCTGTGCGCGCTGCCGGCACTAGCGAACGCGGCCCCCGCGCCCATCGCTTCCGCCCCCGCCCTCACCGCCGCGCGCGGCACCGAACTGGCCGCGCTGATGACCTTGTCCGAAGGCAAGTCGACCCTGATGCACCTGCCCTATCCGGTGGCGCGGCTGGCCGTCGGCGACGCCAAGGTGGCCGACGTGATCCTGCTCAATCCGAGCGAAGTGTATTTGCTGGGTAAATCGACCGGTTCGACCAACCTGATCCTGTGGAACAAGGCCAACCAGGCCACCATCATCGACATCGTCGTCGGCCTCGACAGCACCGCGTTGCGCCAGCAGTTCGACCAACTGTTCCCGACCGAGAAAGACATCCGCATCACCGTCTCCGGCGGCGCGCTGATCCTGTCGGGCGTGGTCAGCGACTCAGTCAAGGCGGCCCAGATCGTGTCGGTGGCCGGCGCCTATTTGCAGCGCAACAGCCGTTCCGGCGCGGGTGCCGTTGCGCCTGCTGCGGCCGCGCCGGCGGCGGGCGGCGCCGATCCGGCCTCGCTGCTGTCGGCGGCCACGCCGGGCGCCAGCGCGACATCCGCGGCCTCACCGGGCGGCGCCGGCGGGCGCGTGATCAATATGCTGGCCGTGGCGGCGCCACAACAGGTGATGCTGGAGGTGCGCATCGCCGAGATCTCCAAAAGCCTGGTCGACCAGCTCGGCGCCAGCGTCGGCCTGGTGGGCAACAGCGGCAGCTGGACCTACACCCTGCTGAGCAATCTGCTCAGCGGCAATCCCGGCAAGCTCGACGCCTTCAACGGCAAGAACGGCAAGTTCCTCACCTTCGACGCGCAAAAGAGCGACGGCCTGGTCAAGATCCTGGCCGAGCCGACCGTCATGGCCATCAGCGGCCAGGAGGCCAGCTTCCTGGCCGGGGGCAAGATCTTTATTCCGGTATCGCAGAACAGCGGCACCGGCGTCCCCACCATCACGCTCGAGGAAAAGGAATACGGGGTGGCCGTCAGGTTCACTCCGACCGTGCTCGAGGGCGGGCGCATCAACCTGAAGGTCTCGCCAGAGGTGTCCGAGCTGAACCGCGAAGGCGTCGGCATCACCAGCGGCAACAGCGCCTCCACCGCCGTGCTGCCGTCGTTCACCACGCGCCGCGCCAGCACCACGGTGCAGCTGTACGACGGCCAGAGCTTCGCTATCGGCGGCCTGATCAAGAACAACGTCACCACCAACATCAAGGCCTTCCCGGGACTGGGCGAGATTCCCGTGCTGGGCGCGCTGTTCCGCAGCAGCGATTTCCAGAGCGACCGCACCGAACTGGTGTTCATCGTCACGCCGCACCTGGCCAAGCCGCTGCCGCCCAACCCCAAACTGCCGACCGATGGCTACAGCGAACCGAGCCGCGCCGACTTCTTCTTGCGGGGCAAGCTCGAAGGCGGCGCGCCGCCGGCCCAGCCAGCACAGCCCGGCCCTGCCGGCTTCGACGTGAAATAG